A genomic segment from Amygdalobacter nucleatus encodes:
- the pheT gene encoding phenylalanine--tRNA ligase subunit beta, with protein MKVSIEWLRDFTDVDVDLATLADKLTRTGTKVETTAVTGSEFSGVYVGQITKIEPHTNSDHLQICRVNMGSLSKELCPALDEEACLQIVTAAKNVFVGAKVPVAIIGAKLADGTAIKAAKLRGVPSQGMFCSVAETGYTTKNYPEASEDGIWILADSTELGIKLQDYMGLGDEVLDFEITSNRPDCLSVEGLARETALTLHNYFLPLPYHEIVGDLTDKSSNYIKVTNEAPDACLRYFGRVVKNVKIAESPLWLRRRLLALGLHPINNIVDITNYVMLELGQPMHAFDLRDLAGSEIVIRHAKANEKLKTLDGVERTLSEEMLVISDACKAVALAGVMGGENSEIKDDTTTIFFESANFVPEVVRRQAAKLHLRSEASSRYDKAVDPDLAKRGLARALELVEQLQAGEVVSETMSVPEQAFSLPASVFTADKINKFLGTDVDSEFMQDIFTKLGCEVKLVSADTMQVTPPNWRCDLEGMADYAEEVARFFGYDNIPSTMPHDSLAGAYTPRQSYERLIKDSCVALGFSEMITLSFEAPNTFAKLGFQDEKTLAQVKIANAAVETSSLRTDLLPACLRVISNNVTQFNDHGKLFEVGNCYFDIKDESGLPTYETRLLATIFANDKQAKSGNLFYELKNLLQELTAVLGIKAERLSYNVLSDLPVYHPYRSATVYLDQTELGQIAYVDKQLLKTYDIKGEVAVLQIKLAPIFAEATFVRKQKKISRFPAYSLDLAFEMDKTESVENLLNILKHKANANLEQITIFDVYQGEQIATDKKSVAFNLTYRHPDRTLTEADVSDNVKEMVEAAKTAGYSLRSASTN; from the coding sequence ATGAAAGTAAGTATTGAATGGTTACGTGATTTCACGGATGTTGATGTTGATTTAGCAACATTGGCAGACAAATTGACCCGTACAGGTACAAAAGTAGAAACAACTGCTGTGACAGGCTCTGAATTTTCAGGTGTTTATGTTGGCCAAATTACGAAAATTGAGCCACATACAAATTCTGATCATTTGCAAATTTGTCGTGTAAATATGGGCTCGCTAAGTAAAGAGTTGTGTCCAGCTTTGGATGAAGAAGCTTGTTTACAAATTGTGACGGCTGCTAAGAATGTTTTTGTTGGTGCGAAGGTGCCAGTTGCTATTATCGGAGCAAAATTAGCTGATGGTACAGCTATTAAGGCCGCTAAGTTGCGTGGCGTTCCTTCACAAGGTATGTTCTGCAGCGTAGCTGAAACTGGTTATACAACTAAGAATTATCCAGAAGCTAGTGAAGATGGGATTTGGATTTTAGCTGATAGCACAGAGTTAGGCATCAAATTACAAGACTATATGGGCTTAGGCGATGAGGTTTTAGATTTTGAAATTACATCTAATCGTCCTGATTGCCTTTCAGTTGAAGGCTTGGCACGTGAAACAGCTTTGACTTTGCACAATTACTTTTTGCCACTTCCATATCATGAAATAGTTGGCGATTTAACCGATAAGAGCAGCAATTATATCAAAGTGACGAATGAGGCACCAGATGCTTGCTTGCGCTATTTTGGCCGTGTGGTTAAAAATGTGAAAATAGCTGAGTCACCACTTTGGCTTAGGAGAAGGTTGCTAGCTTTAGGCTTGCATCCAATTAACAATATTGTTGATATTACGAACTATGTTATGTTGGAACTTGGGCAACCAATGCATGCCTTTGACCTACGCGATTTAGCTGGCTCTGAGATTGTCATTCGCCATGCCAAAGCTAACGAAAAGTTGAAGACACTTGATGGTGTAGAGCGTACATTGAGTGAAGAGATGCTTGTAATTAGCGATGCTTGCAAGGCGGTAGCCTTAGCTGGTGTTATGGGTGGCGAAAATTCAGAGATTAAAGATGACACAACTACGATTTTCTTTGAATCTGCTAACTTTGTGCCAGAAGTTGTTAGAAGACAAGCTGCTAAATTGCACTTGCGTTCTGAAGCTTCCAGTCGTTACGACAAAGCTGTTGATCCAGATTTGGCAAAACGTGGTTTAGCTAGAGCTTTGGAATTAGTTGAACAGTTACAAGCTGGTGAAGTAGTCAGTGAAACAATGAGTGTGCCTGAGCAAGCCTTTAGCCTGCCTGCAAGCGTGTTTACAGCTGATAAAATCAACAAGTTCTTGGGAACAGATGTCGACAGTGAGTTTATGCAGGACATCTTTACTAAACTTGGCTGCGAAGTTAAGTTAGTTTCAGCTGATACCATGCAAGTTACGCCACCAAATTGGCGCTGTGACTTAGAGGGTATGGCGGACTATGCAGAAGAAGTAGCTCGTTTCTTTGGCTATGATAATATTCCATCTACTATGCCACATGATTCATTAGCAGGTGCTTATACACCTAGACAGAGCTATGAACGCTTAATTAAAGATAGCTGTGTTGCACTTGGTTTCTCTGAAATGATCACTTTGAGTTTTGAAGCACCTAATACATTTGCTAAATTAGGCTTCCAAGATGAAAAGACTTTGGCCCAAGTTAAAATTGCTAATGCTGCTGTTGAAACTTCAAGCTTGCGTACAGATTTGTTGCCAGCTTGCCTAAGAGTTATTAGCAACAACGTTACGCAATTTAATGATCATGGCAAACTGTTTGAAGTTGGTAATTGCTATTTCGATATTAAGGATGAAAGTGGCTTGCCAACTTATGAAACACGCTTGTTAGCTACTATTTTTGCTAATGATAAACAAGCTAAGAGTGGTAATCTCTTCTATGAGTTAAAGAATCTCTTACAGGAATTGACAGCTGTGCTTGGCATAAAGGCAGAGCGTTTGAGCTATAATGTTCTTTCTGATTTGCCTGTTTATCATCCATATCGTAGCGCCACAGTTTATTTGGATCAGACTGAATTAGGCCAAATTGCGTATGTCGATAAGCAACTTTTGAAAACATACGATATTAAGGGCGAGGTAGCTGTTTTACAAATTAAGTTAGCGCCAATTTTTGCTGAGGCAACATTTGTGCGTAAGCAAAAGAAGATTAGTCGTTTCCCAGCCTATAGTCTAGATTTGGCTTTTGAGATGGATAAGACAGAGTCTGTTGAGAATTTATTGAATATTCTAAAACATAAGGCTAATGCTAATTTGGAACAAATTACGATCTTCGATGTTTATCAAGGTGAACAAATTGCCACTGATAAAAAGTCTGTTGCTTTCAACTTGACATATCGTCATCCAGATCGCACATTAACAGAAGCTGATGTTAGCGACAATGTCAAAGAAATGGTCGAGGCTGCTAAGACAGCTGGCTACAGTTTGCGTTCAGCTAGCACCAACTAA
- a CDS encoding phenylalanine--tRNA ligase subunit alpha translates to MEQIDLSKLEVIAAKYFAQAAEVHDTAALETLRLAFFGKNGDIKQLQKGLGSVVAELRPQYGQAINELKTKLESDFVALKDKLEQAAHRAKQASEQIDINLPAKGTELGTLHPITKTIQDMEHIFIGLGYEIAEGPEIEWVKNNFDLLNIPEGHPSREFSDTFYLNDKICLRTQTSPVQIRVMQNRKPPIYIICPGKVYRPDTADATHSPVFHQVEGLVVDKGIRMSDLVGTLKYMAKALFGANTEIRLRPHHFPFTEPSCEVDVTCWKCHGSGCPTCKGEGFVEVLGAGMVHPKVLKNCGIDPDVYSGFAFGIGAERVCMAHYDIADIRYFSENNLRFLAQFK, encoded by the coding sequence ATGGAACAGATTGATTTAAGCAAGTTAGAAGTAATTGCTGCTAAGTACTTTGCTCAAGCTGCAGAAGTGCATGATACGGCAGCCTTGGAAACCTTGCGCTTGGCCTTCTTTGGCAAGAATGGCGATATTAAACAATTGCAAAAGGGTTTGGGTTCAGTGGTAGCTGAATTAAGACCACAATATGGACAAGCTATCAATGAATTGAAGACGAAGCTTGAAAGTGATTTTGTTGCCTTAAAAGACAAATTAGAGCAAGCTGCACATAGAGCTAAACAGGCATCTGAACAGATCGATATTAACTTGCCAGCCAAAGGCACAGAATTAGGTACTTTGCACCCAATCACCAAGACGATTCAAGATATGGAACATATTTTTATCGGCTTAGGCTATGAGATAGCAGAGGGACCAGAAATTGAATGGGTCAAAAACAATTTTGATCTCTTAAATATTCCTGAAGGCCATCCATCGAGAGAGTTTAGCGATACTTTTTATCTGAATGATAAAATTTGTTTGCGTACACAGACATCACCAGTCCAAATCCGTGTGATGCAGAATCGAAAACCACCTATCTATATTATTTGCCCAGGTAAGGTTTATCGACCAGATACAGCTGATGCGACTCACTCACCAGTTTTCCATCAAGTTGAAGGCTTGGTTGTTGATAAGGGAATTCGCATGAGTGACTTAGTTGGTACATTGAAATACATGGCCAAGGCTTTGTTTGGCGCAAATACTGAAATTCGCTTGCGTCCGCACCATTTCCCATTCACAGAGCCATCTTGTGAAGTAGACGTGACTTGTTGGAAGTGCCATGGCTCAGGTTGCCCAACTTGTAAAGGTGAAGGCTTCGTGGAAGTTTTGGGCGCTGGTATGGTGCATCCTAAAGTCCTCAAAAATTGTGGGATTGATCCTGATGTATATAGCGGATTTGCTTTCGGTATCGGTGCTGAGCGTGTTTGTATGGCCCATTATGACATTGCTGATATTCGTTATTTCTCAGAGAACAATTTGCGCTTCTTAGCACAATTCAAATAA
- a CDS encoding acyltransferase family protein gives MLGEQSASLTSLRKLPRLVLLDVLRIVALLQVSIFHQNARLLSSGYLAVLTFFVLSAYLLFRAYIWRRYASYLDLSLRQPERKISYQECDESLGTRLHIFAKQMAKLYLPFVSLVFILTLVLFIFYPAYLAKQAATLRASLLGINNFQQLIQGKSYFRGAGFLAVFTHIWALSVEWQYYVLLFFIFIPLYQKLAKWKFRRICLILAALSQALLWVVALLPSLQERAYFASFCRSMPFFSGLFLASILTVQEYRLKRLLYSYIYSHDQRYYEQAKTCFNFSPLVARLICIISGVLLIALPYVKLNLKQFYIWQSLLYNVALVAFIVATMNLEMYANLQAVSKQMVQIDSSSRATWRMQYGPILAKLTVFSYHFYLWHFPIQAILAKASANLTWPVWLFDFVSLALSTLVSYASYRLTSAWQKNIKQVYLKVASLLLAVILLLLPYESLGKAKQAELDAIADKITNYEQQAHITVSVGESSVPKISATKSKFSNAQIDPAKLPLTDNVKSEEDRQYLAQFEQKMLTIMQNDPSLEFNLMDFENLRLNKYTILGDSIGIFLSFFVSYYLPNAELDVKSVRRMVEAANVYEQAKADGKLGDAVIALFGTNGIIQVEEVEALYKLAQADKKPLFLATVVLPWIDQETENNNLLKKFVSEHADCYLIDWHKYAKGNYTYFEADSIHPSAAGCELYMHLICKSLVEATFKH, from the coding sequence ATGCTTGGGGAGCAAAGTGCTAGTTTGACTAGTTTGAGAAAACTGCCGCGTCTAGTGTTGCTTGATGTTTTAAGAATAGTAGCTCTTTTACAAGTTAGTATTTTTCATCAGAATGCTAGGTTATTATCATCAGGATATTTAGCTGTTTTGACATTCTTCGTTCTCTCGGCATATTTACTATTTAGAGCCTACATATGGCGGCGTTATGCCTCGTATCTTGACCTTAGCTTACGGCAGCCTGAACGTAAGATTAGTTATCAAGAATGTGATGAAAGTTTGGGCACACGTTTGCACATTTTTGCTAAACAAATGGCTAAGCTGTATCTGCCTTTTGTCAGCTTGGTTTTCATATTGACTTTAGTTCTATTTATTTTTTATCCAGCCTATTTAGCTAAGCAGGCGGCTACCTTGCGCGCTTCATTACTCGGCATCAACAACTTCCAACAATTAATTCAAGGTAAATCTTATTTCAGAGGTGCTGGCTTCTTAGCAGTATTTACGCATATCTGGGCTTTGAGTGTTGAGTGGCAGTATTATGTATTGTTATTCTTCATCTTTATTCCGCTCTATCAAAAACTTGCTAAGTGGAAATTTCGGAGAATCTGTTTGATTTTGGCTGCCTTAAGTCAAGCTTTACTTTGGGTGGTGGCGTTGCTGCCAAGCTTACAGGAACGGGCTTATTTTGCTAGTTTTTGTCGGAGCATGCCATTCTTTAGTGGCCTTTTCTTAGCTAGTATTTTAACTGTGCAAGAATATCGATTGAAGCGCTTATTGTATAGTTACATTTACAGTCATGATCAACGTTACTATGAACAGGCCAAAACTTGCTTTAACTTTTCACCATTAGTCGCACGTCTCATATGTATTATAAGCGGCGTTTTGTTGATAGCTTTACCATACGTTAAGCTGAATTTAAAACAGTTTTATATTTGGCAGAGCTTGTTGTATAACGTAGCTTTAGTGGCCTTTATTGTAGCGACGATGAATTTAGAGATGTATGCTAATTTACAAGCTGTTTCTAAACAGATGGTTCAGATTGATTCAAGTAGCAGGGCGACATGGCGCATGCAATATGGCCCAATTTTAGCCAAATTAACTGTATTTTCGTATCACTTTTATCTCTGGCATTTTCCTATTCAAGCTATCTTAGCGAAAGCTAGTGCTAATTTAACGTGGCCCGTTTGGCTGTTTGATTTTGTTTCATTAGCACTCAGCACACTTGTCAGTTATGCAAGTTATCGCTTAACTTCAGCTTGGCAAAAAAATATTAAACAAGTTTATCTGAAAGTTGCAAGTTTACTTTTAGCTGTTATTCTGTTGCTTTTACCATACGAAAGTTTGGGCAAGGCTAAACAGGCAGAATTAGATGCAATTGCCGACAAGATTACTAACTATGAACAACAAGCGCATATAACAGTTTCGGTAGGCGAGTCGAGTGTACCTAAAATTAGCGCAACTAAGAGTAAATTTTCAAATGCACAAATAGATCCAGCCAAATTACCTCTGACTGACAATGTTAAGTCAGAAGAAGATCGCCAGTATTTAGCTCAATTTGAGCAAAAGATGCTGACTATCATGCAAAATGACCCAAGCTTAGAGTTTAATCTGATGGATTTTGAAAATTTGCGCTTGAATAAATATACGATCCTTGGCGATTCAATCGGAATATTTTTGAGCTTCTTCGTTTCATATTATTTGCCGAATGCTGAACTCGATGTGAAGTCAGTTAGACGCATGGTTGAAGCGGCTAATGTTTATGAGCAAGCCAAAGCTGATGGCAAATTAGGTGATGCTGTAATTGCCTTGTTTGGCACCAATGGCATTATTCAAGTTGAAGAAGTGGAAGCTTTGTACAAATTAGCGCAAGCTGACAAAAAGCCTCTATTCTTAGCAACTGTTGTCTTGCCTTGGATTGATCAAGAAACAGAGAATAATAATTTGTTGAAAAAGTTTGTTTCTGAACATGCAGATTGTTATCTAATTGATTGGCATAAGTATGCAAAGGGGAACTACACTTATTTTGAAGCTGATAGTATCCATCCATCAGCAGCAGGCTGCGAGCTGTATATGCATTTAATTTGTAAAAGCTTAGTGGAAGCTACGTTTAAGCATTAA
- the pip gene encoding prolyl aminopeptidase, whose amino-acid sequence MGHNVYVNTPINNSFYLRVSDMHELYVEERGNPNGIPVVYLHGGPGGCIGEDSARFFDPAYYRVILFDQRGCGKSRPFAELKDNNLYELVHDIEKIRRHLKIERWHVFGGSFGTTLALTYAINYPETCMSLVLRGIFLGRMDDIYWLNQAGASYYYPEQFSYYRDLIPPRERGDLVAAYYKIFTGNDETLKAIAAKRWSNWEASVVCLERKITTLPNEADVTSPEQVALALLECHYFVNKMFWNLFGATDDQYILHNVEKIEHIPTYIVHGRYDIDCRPSGAYTLHTQLPKSKLWFTQAGHSSSEKETRECLVQIMDELKLN is encoded by the coding sequence ATGGGACACAATGTTTATGTTAATACGCCGATAAACAACAGCTTTTATCTACGCGTATCTGATATGCATGAATTGTATGTTGAAGAACGAGGCAATCCTAATGGTATTCCAGTAGTTTATCTACATGGTGGACCAGGTGGTTGTATAGGCGAAGATTCAGCTAGGTTCTTCGATCCAGCTTATTATCGCGTTATCTTATTTGATCAGCGTGGGTGCGGCAAGAGTCGCCCCTTCGCTGAGCTTAAGGATAACAATTTGTATGAGCTTGTTCATGATATTGAGAAAATTCGTAGGCACTTAAAGATTGAGCGTTGGCATGTGTTTGGTGGTTCATTTGGCACAACATTGGCCCTCACTTACGCCATTAATTATCCTGAGACTTGTATGTCACTTGTTTTACGTGGCATCTTTTTGGGTCGCATGGATGATATTTACTGGTTGAATCAAGCGGGTGCATCTTATTATTATCCTGAGCAGTTTAGCTATTATCGTGACTTGATTCCACCACGTGAGCGTGGTGATTTGGTGGCTGCTTATTATAAGATTTTCACAGGCAATGATGAGACACTGAAAGCAATTGCTGCTAAGCGTTGGAGCAATTGGGAAGCTTCAGTCGTTTGCTTGGAAAGAAAGATTACAACTTTACCTAATGAAGCTGATGTGACGAGCCCTGAGCAGGTAGCGTTAGCATTGTTAGAGTGTCATTATTTTGTCAATAAGATGTTCTGGAATTTATTTGGTGCGACTGATGATCAATATATTTTGCATAATGTCGAGAAAATAGAACATATTCCAACTTATATTGTGCATGGCCGCTATGATATAGATTGCCGGCCATCTGGCGCTTACACTTTACATACACAATTGCCTAAATCCAAATTGTGGTTTACACAGGCTGGCCATAGTTCGTCTGAAAAAGAAACTAGAGAATGCCTTGTGCAAATCATGGATGAACTTAAGTTAAATTAG
- a CDS encoding transketolase family protein, which yields MSTKKILELKELALQIRLALMDEIMYLGFGHLSGSLSIVDTLAVLYGEKMHVRYKEPDWSGRDYLVMSKGHAGPAVYATLALKGFFPRSWLHTLNQGGSNLPSHCDRTKTPGVDMTAGSLGQGICAAAGMALGLKRQGSQQKVYCVVGDGELDEGSCWEAIMFAAQHQLNNFYLLVDKNDKQLDGDTDEILCHHNFAEQFKSFDWQVQDVLDGNDVQAISENMQAAEETNKHGNTQPHCLVLHTIKGKGYAELEALKLNHHVQVKQDEAKQACVRLEAELANVQAELKKYADEKSEVSGVVPEKEANSAEFCQAYLAKIQDRMYVKPGKISGEPKFEVAYNGENHVQNKENFLHSLEELREVDDKIIYLDADLINSSGAYKFWQAHPENVVECGICEANMIGVAAGLSVVGYKPYCHTFGPFASRRCYDHAFISVAYAGNSVRIFGSDEGVCAAYNGGTHMPFEDLALYRAIPHATVLDISDGTLFKQVMKLTKDHPGLTYFRGTRKAFKRIYSDDSQFVIGKANVLKKGTDLTLIACGLMVGEAYQAALDLEKEGYSVGVIDMWTLKPLDVEAILTATKESKAIMTVENHNVIGGLGDAVAAYLAENSIACKFKKYGVNDEFGQVGTQDWLQKTYKLTSADLVAYAKEHMLTK from the coding sequence ATGAGTACGAAAAAGATTTTGGAACTAAAAGAACTAGCTTTGCAGATTCGCTTAGCATTGATGGATGAGATTATGTACTTAGGTTTTGGTCACTTAAGTGGTAGCTTATCTATTGTAGATACGTTGGCTGTTTTATACGGTGAAAAGATGCACGTACGCTACAAGGAGCCTGATTGGTCAGGTCGTGATTACTTAGTAATGAGTAAAGGTCACGCCGGCCCAGCAGTTTATGCTACTTTAGCTTTGAAGGGCTTCTTCCCACGTAGCTGGTTACATACATTGAATCAAGGCGGCAGCAATTTGCCAAGCCATTGTGACCGGACAAAGACACCAGGCGTAGATATGACAGCTGGTTCATTAGGTCAAGGTATTTGTGCAGCAGCAGGTATGGCCCTGGGACTTAAACGTCAAGGTAGTCAACAGAAAGTTTATTGCGTAGTTGGCGATGGTGAACTTGATGAAGGTTCATGCTGGGAAGCAATTATGTTTGCAGCCCAACATCAATTGAACAACTTCTATTTGTTAGTTGATAAGAATGATAAACAACTTGATGGTGATACAGATGAAATTTTGTGCCATCATAATTTTGCTGAACAATTCAAGTCTTTTGATTGGCAAGTTCAAGATGTATTAGATGGTAATGACGTTCAGGCCATTTCAGAAAACATGCAAGCTGCTGAAGAGACAAATAAGCATGGCAATACACAGCCACATTGCTTAGTCTTACATACAATTAAAGGTAAGGGCTATGCAGAGTTGGAAGCTTTGAAACTCAATCACCATGTACAAGTTAAGCAAGATGAAGCAAAACAAGCTTGTGTAAGATTGGAAGCTGAGTTAGCTAATGTACAAGCTGAATTAAAGAAGTATGCTGATGAGAAGTCCGAAGTTTCAGGCGTTGTTCCTGAAAAAGAGGCAAATAGTGCTGAATTCTGTCAAGCTTATTTGGCAAAGATTCAAGATAGAATGTACGTCAAACCAGGCAAAATTAGTGGCGAGCCTAAGTTTGAAGTTGCTTACAATGGCGAGAATCATGTTCAGAACAAAGAGAATTTCTTGCACAGCTTAGAAGAATTACGTGAAGTTGATGATAAGATCATTTACTTAGACGCTGACTTAATCAATTCTTCAGGTGCTTACAAATTCTGGCAAGCTCATCCAGAAAATGTAGTTGAATGCGGTATTTGTGAAGCTAACATGATTGGTGTAGCAGCAGGTTTAAGTGTGGTTGGTTATAAGCCATATTGTCATACATTTGGCCCATTTGCTTCACGTCGTTGCTATGATCATGCCTTTATTTCTGTAGCATATGCTGGCAATTCAGTGCGTATCTTTGGCTCTGATGAAGGTGTTTGCGCAGCTTATAACGGCGGTACACATATGCCATTTGAAGATTTGGCTTTGTACAGAGCTATTCCACATGCCACGGTTTTGGATATTTCTGATGGTACTTTGTTTAAGCAAGTTATGAAATTGACAAAGGATCATCCAGGTTTGACTTATTTCCGTGGTACACGTAAAGCTTTCAAACGTATTTACAGTGATGATTCACAATTTGTCATTGGCAAGGCTAATGTCCTCAAGAAAGGTACAGATTTAACCTTGATTGCTTGTGGCTTGATGGTTGGAGAAGCTTATCAGGCAGCTTTGGATTTGGAGAAAGAAGGCTACTCTGTTGGCGTAATTGATATGTGGACATTGAAGCCATTAGATGTTGAAGCTATTTTGACAGCTACTAAAGAGTCCAAGGCAATTATGACTGTGGAAAATCACAATGTTATCGGTGGCTTAGGTGATGCAGTGGCTGCTTATCTGGCTGAAAATAGCATTGCATGTAAGTTTAAGAAATACGGTGTTAATGATGAATTTGGCCAAGTTGGTACACAAGATTGGTTGCAAAAAACTTATAAGCTGACAAGTGCTGATTTGGTTGCATACGCCAAAGAACATATGCTTACAAAATAA
- a CDS encoding pyridoxamine 5'-phosphate oxidase family protein, which produces MANFTDAMKEMIKEQLCMIATCSGEGLPNIGPKRSGRLYSDNQIIWNENTNKQIIKDIRAGSKVAIAVVDRAKVKGFRFVGTCEIFEEGTKPFADCVEAAPGLKMGKPKLAVVFTCEKIYLLDSGAHAGELIAE; this is translated from the coding sequence ATGGCTAATTTTACTGATGCTATGAAAGAGATGATTAAAGAGCAATTGTGCATGATTGCAACATGTTCAGGTGAAGGTTTACCAAATATTGGTCCTAAGCGTTCTGGTCGTCTTTATAGCGATAATCAAATTATTTGGAATGAAAATACTAATAAGCAAATTATCAAGGATATTCGCGCTGGCAGCAAGGTAGCTATTGCCGTAGTTGATCGTGCCAAAGTTAAAGGTTTCCGCTTTGTTGGAACTTGCGAAATCTTTGAAGAAGGTACAAAGCCTTTTGCTGACTGTGTTGAAGCAGCTCCAGGTTTGAAGATGGGTAAACCAAAGTTGGCTGTTGTCTTCACTTGTGAAAAGATTTATCTTTTGGATTCAGGCGCTCATGCCGGTGAATTGATTGCTGAATAA